In the genome of Geotrypetes seraphini chromosome 16, aGeoSer1.1, whole genome shotgun sequence, one region contains:
- the MINDY1 gene encoding ubiquitin carboxyl-terminal hydrolase MINDY-1 isoform X1: MEIPAGGFEKAQGDSTNMETSKPNVCKVPTGSGHPTGDREINEPQPEGESLGRNEESVAEPLGKEGAAQEEAAGTIGDGTEPGRERNEERVAEPLDTTAQGEESGVVSNATKPGVAAWVGSSDSGTGSVGDSQHIAVVKPKLLEATGETEPDSEPFPSAGTSKEASKAAGDQPEADFYFVKWITWRGERTPIITQNENGPCPLLAIMNILFLRWKVTLPPQKEVITSEELMAHLGDCLLSIKPQEQSEALQLNFQQNVSDAMMVLPRLSTGLDVNVRFTGVSDFEYTPECIVFDLLNIPLYHGWLLEPQGPEVLQAVGKLSYNQLVEKIITCKHSNDPNLVTEGLIAEQFLESSAAQLTYHGLCELMATVKEGELSVFFRNNHFSTMIKHKGHLYLLVTDQGFLQEEKVTWESLHNVEGDSCFCDSQFHLSHQLEKEGASFSSAQQQVDQDYMIALSLQQQQQGPPAISDLELARQLQQEEYQAQEQQQPPPQQQRSPQVMRPAQASGRQAREPRQRRKADSDCVLL, from the exons ATGGAGATTCCTGCTGGTGGTTTTGAAAAGGCCCAGGGGGACAGCACTAACATGGAAACCAGCAAACCTAACGTCTGCAAAGTTCCAACCGGTTCCGGACACCCTACTGGCGACAGGGAGATAAATGAGCCACAGCCAGAGGGAGAGAGCCTGGGCAGGAATGAAGAGAGTGTAGCTGAGCCACTGGGCAAAGAAGGAGCTGCCCAGGAGGAGGCAGCCGGCACAATCGGCGATGGAACTGagccaggaagggaaaggaatgAAGAGAGGGTGGCTGAGCCGCTGGACACTACAGCCCAGGGGGAGGAGTCCGGTGTAGTCAGTAATGCGACCAAGCCTGGTGTGGCAGCTTGGGTTGGTTCCTCAGATTCTGGTACGGGCTCAGTCGGTGACAGCCAGCATATAGCCGTGGTGAAACCAAAATTACTAGAGGCCACTGGGGAGACTGAACCGGACAGTGAGCCTTTCCCCAGTGCCGGCACATCTAAGGAGGCTTCAAAAGCAGCTGGGGATCAGCCAGAGGCAGACTTTTACTTTGTGAAGTGGATCACCTGGCGGGGGGAACGCACCCCCATCATCACCCAAAATGAGAATGGACCCTGCCCTTTACTGGCCATCATGAACATACTCTTCCTGCGCTGGAAG GTGACTCTGCCACCTCAAAAGGAAGTGATCACCTCAGAGGAGCTGATGGCACATCTGG GGGATTGCCTCTTGTCCATTAAGCCCCAGGAGCAATCGGAAGCATTACAGCTGAACTTCCAGCAG AATGTTAGCGACGCCATGATGGTGCTGCCCAGGCTGTCCACAGGCCTCGATGTGAATGTCCGTTTCACAGGGGTCTCGGACTTCGAATACACGCCTGAATGCATCGTTTTTGACCTCCTCAACATTCCTCTGTATCATGGCTGGTTACTGGAGCCCCAG GGCCCAGAGGTGCTCCAGGCTGTCGGGAAGCTCAGTTATAACCAGCTGGTGGAGAAGATAATTACATGCAAACATTCCAATGACCCCAACCTTGTTACAGAAG GTCTCATTGCGGAGCAGTTCTTGGAGTCTTCGGCTGCCCAGCTGACGTATCACGGGCTCTGCGAGCTGATGGCCACTGTCAAGGAGGGGGAGCTGAGCGTCTTCTTCAGGAACAACCATTTCAGCACGATGATAAAACACAAG GGTCACCTCTACCTACTAGTGACAGATCAGGGCTTCCTGCAGGAGGAGAAGGTGACCTGGGAAAGCCTACACAATGTGGAGGGGGACAGCTGTTTCTGCGACTCCCAGTTCCatctcagccaccagctggaaaAGGAAGGGGCATCCTTCAGCAGCGCCCAGCAGCAAGTGGATCAG GACTACATGATCGCCCTGtctttgcagcagcagcagcagggtccCCCTGCAATTAGTGACTTGGAGCTGGCCAGGCAGCTGCAGCAGGAGGAGTACCAGGCCCAGGAGCAGCAGCAACCACCACCGCAGCAACAGCGGTCGCCTCAGGTAATG AGACCAGCACAGGCTTCGGGTCGTCAAGCCAGAGAGCCCAGACAGCGCCGCAAAGCCGATTCAGACTGCGTTCTCCTCTAG
- the MINDY1 gene encoding ubiquitin carboxyl-terminal hydrolase MINDY-1 isoform X2, which yields MEIPAGGFEKAQGDSTNMETSKPNVCKVPTGSGHPTGDREINEPQPEGESLGRNEESVAEPLGKEGAAQEEAAGTIGDGTEPGRERNEERVAEPLDTTAQGEESGVVSNATKPGVAAWVGSSDSGTGSVGDSQHIAVVKPKLLEATGETEPDSEPFPSAGTSKEASKAAGDQPEADFYFVKWITWRGERTPIITQNENGPCPLLAIMNILFLRWKVTLPPQKEVITSEELMAHLGDCLLSIKPQEQSEALQLNFQQNVSDAMMVLPRLSTGLDVNVRFTGVSDFEYTPECIVFDLLNIPLYHGWLLEPQGPEVLQAVGKLSYNQLVEKIITCKHSNDPNLVTEGLIAEQFLESSAAQLTYHGLCELMATVKEGELSVFFRNNHFSTMIKHKGHLYLLVTDQGFLQEEKVTWESLHNVEGDSCFCDSQFHLSHQLEKEGASFSSAQQQVDQDYMIALSLQQQQQGPPAISDLELARQLQQEEYQAQEQQQPPPQQQRSPQRPAQASGRQAREPRQRRKADSDCVLL from the exons ATGGAGATTCCTGCTGGTGGTTTTGAAAAGGCCCAGGGGGACAGCACTAACATGGAAACCAGCAAACCTAACGTCTGCAAAGTTCCAACCGGTTCCGGACACCCTACTGGCGACAGGGAGATAAATGAGCCACAGCCAGAGGGAGAGAGCCTGGGCAGGAATGAAGAGAGTGTAGCTGAGCCACTGGGCAAAGAAGGAGCTGCCCAGGAGGAGGCAGCCGGCACAATCGGCGATGGAACTGagccaggaagggaaaggaatgAAGAGAGGGTGGCTGAGCCGCTGGACACTACAGCCCAGGGGGAGGAGTCCGGTGTAGTCAGTAATGCGACCAAGCCTGGTGTGGCAGCTTGGGTTGGTTCCTCAGATTCTGGTACGGGCTCAGTCGGTGACAGCCAGCATATAGCCGTGGTGAAACCAAAATTACTAGAGGCCACTGGGGAGACTGAACCGGACAGTGAGCCTTTCCCCAGTGCCGGCACATCTAAGGAGGCTTCAAAAGCAGCTGGGGATCAGCCAGAGGCAGACTTTTACTTTGTGAAGTGGATCACCTGGCGGGGGGAACGCACCCCCATCATCACCCAAAATGAGAATGGACCCTGCCCTTTACTGGCCATCATGAACATACTCTTCCTGCGCTGGAAG GTGACTCTGCCACCTCAAAAGGAAGTGATCACCTCAGAGGAGCTGATGGCACATCTGG GGGATTGCCTCTTGTCCATTAAGCCCCAGGAGCAATCGGAAGCATTACAGCTGAACTTCCAGCAG AATGTTAGCGACGCCATGATGGTGCTGCCCAGGCTGTCCACAGGCCTCGATGTGAATGTCCGTTTCACAGGGGTCTCGGACTTCGAATACACGCCTGAATGCATCGTTTTTGACCTCCTCAACATTCCTCTGTATCATGGCTGGTTACTGGAGCCCCAG GGCCCAGAGGTGCTCCAGGCTGTCGGGAAGCTCAGTTATAACCAGCTGGTGGAGAAGATAATTACATGCAAACATTCCAATGACCCCAACCTTGTTACAGAAG GTCTCATTGCGGAGCAGTTCTTGGAGTCTTCGGCTGCCCAGCTGACGTATCACGGGCTCTGCGAGCTGATGGCCACTGTCAAGGAGGGGGAGCTGAGCGTCTTCTTCAGGAACAACCATTTCAGCACGATGATAAAACACAAG GGTCACCTCTACCTACTAGTGACAGATCAGGGCTTCCTGCAGGAGGAGAAGGTGACCTGGGAAAGCCTACACAATGTGGAGGGGGACAGCTGTTTCTGCGACTCCCAGTTCCatctcagccaccagctggaaaAGGAAGGGGCATCCTTCAGCAGCGCCCAGCAGCAAGTGGATCAG GACTACATGATCGCCCTGtctttgcagcagcagcagcagggtccCCCTGCAATTAGTGACTTGGAGCTGGCCAGGCAGCTGCAGCAGGAGGAGTACCAGGCCCAGGAGCAGCAGCAACCACCACCGCAGCAACAGCGGTCGCCTCAG AGACCAGCACAGGCTTCGGGTCGTCAAGCCAGAGAGCCCAGACAGCGCCGCAAAGCCGATTCAGACTGCGTTCTCCTCTAG